A genome region from Deltaproteobacteria bacterium includes the following:
- the acpS gene encoding holo-[acyl-carrier-protein] synthase, producing MRPNPLMPTRARAAISSSSARPARRITAAPDSVNRSESASLRADVPVCARSCVIIGGGIDVVEIARVERALVRRGERLRTRVFTEREIEDCARRVRSAAHFALRFAVKEAGMKAIGTGWRRGVAWRDFETRETAHGLEVAILGRALEIANQRGLSRAWVGASYTRTHAFAQIVLEGSRGPERP from the coding sequence ATGCGTCCGAACCCGTTGATGCCCACCCGCGCACGCGCTGCCATCTCGTCCTCCTCCGCTCGACCGGCGCGCAGAATAACGGCGGCTCCCGACAGCGTCAATCGAAGTGAATCCGCTAGCTTACGCGCGGATGTCCCGGTTTGCGCAAGGTCCTGCGTGATCATCGGAGGCGGCATCGACGTGGTCGAAATCGCGCGCGTCGAGCGCGCGCTCGTCCGGCGCGGAGAGCGTCTGCGAACGCGCGTGTTCACCGAGCGCGAGATCGAAGACTGCGCCCGCCGCGTGCGCTCGGCCGCACATTTCGCGCTGCGCTTTGCCGTCAAGGAGGCGGGGATGAAGGCGATCGGTACCGGCTGGCGGCGCGGTGTGGCGTGGCGGGACTTCGAGACGCGCGAGACCGCGCACGGACTCGAGGTCGCGATTCTCGGTCGCGCGCTCGAGATCGCAAACCAGCGCGGTCTCTCGCGCGCCTGGGTCGGTGCGTCCTACACGCGCACGCACGCGTTCGCGCAGATCGTGCTCGAGGGCTCCAGGGGCCCGGAGCGCCCGTGA